One genomic region from Alosa alosa isolate M-15738 ecotype Scorff River chromosome 12, AALO_Geno_1.1, whole genome shotgun sequence encodes:
- the fbxw5 gene encoding F-box/WD repeat-containing protein 5 has product MEDVPALPDSLVLEIFHHLPHNAVLKAGLTCHQWLAVSRDEFLWRELFYSYYRIPRSVPRHPAAVSWYREFKRLYDCIPCVEVQTLKEHHDQVLHLAFSHRGHRFSSCSKDCTVKLWDTERPDGTIALVHSSSMRDFNWGYTQFSQFNADDTLLLVSGVYLGPHHSSSGEIAVISLENYTLLSRVRNKPYDVFGCWLNETHLISGNLHWIGNMTSCSVLWLNKAFQDVESENVNVVKRLFKIQNINASTIRTVMVAHCRRHDTPDLLLDYEAQSQARALAQQAGHKNQHQPLLFDLGGTDSEEEEEGCDEEEDEQQPHGGVRPLAAHVPQLKLAPLERVIQGRCSGVTEERELETKVAMLMGQSHTKASDPSSLSNCGAEGSEDKTYLLFTTGSLTYSPHQIGIKRIMPDQMTTCGPVLGEERSSDEFFDSLDHVIDIHGHIIGMGLSPDHRYLYVNSRAWPANCVISDPMSPPPIAEEIDLHVIDLKSLREERRSLRAHRAFTPNDECFFIFLDVSRDFVASGAEDKHGYIWDRHYNICLAKLQHTDVVNSVAFSPADQELLLSASDDSTIKVWRSPRMVRLAQSPSRPMRPRNILASLLSRRTSNLNTNGNVNININGKP; this is encoded by the exons ATGGAGGACGTCCCTGCCCTGCCAGACAGCCTGGTGCTGGAAATTTTTCACCATCTTCCCCATAATGCAGTGCTGAAGGCTGGCCTGACCTGCCACCAGTGGTTGGCGGTCTCCCGGGATGAGTTCCTCTGGAGAGAGCTCTTCTACAGCTACTATCGCATCCCTCGGTCCGTGCCAAGGCATCCAG CGGCGGTGTCCTGGTACAGAGAGTTCAAGCGTCTGTACGACTGTATCCCGTGTGTGGAGGTGCAGACACTGAAGGAGCATCATGACCAGGTGCTGCACCTGGCCTTCTCCCACCGGGGCCACCGCTTTTCCTCCTGTTCCAAGGACTGCACTGTCAAG CTTTGGGACACAGAGCGTCCGGACGGCACCATCGCACTGGTGCACAGCTCCAGCATGCGGGACTTCAACTGGGGCTACACGCAGTTCTCGCAGTTCAATGCTGACGACACCCTTCTGCTGGTGTCCGGGGTCTACCTAGGCCCCCACCACTCTTCCTCGGGGGAGATCGCCGTCATCAGCTTAG aAAATTACACACTTCTGTCCCGAGTGCGGAATAAGCCCTATGATGTTTTTGGCTGCTGGCTGAATGAGACCCATCTAATTTCGGGCAATCTACACTGGATCGGTAACATGACCTCCTGCTCTGTGCTCTGGCTCAACAAAGCCTTCCag GATGTGGAGTCTGAGAACGTGAACGTGGTTAAGCGCCTCTTCAAGATCCAGAACATCAACGCCAGCACCATTCGCACGGTTATGGTGGCCCACTGCCGGCGCCACGACACGCCGGACCTTTTGCTGGACTATGAGGCCCAGTCACAGGCCCGCGCCCTGGCCCAGCAGGCTGGCCACAAGAACCAGCACCAGCCGCTGCTCTTTGACCTGGGCGGCACGGACagcgaggaggaagaggaggggtgtGACGAGGAGGAAGACGAGCAGCAGCCGCATGGAGGTGTGAGGCCGCTGGCGGCTCACGTGCCCCAGCTAAAGCTTGCCCCACTGGAGCGCGTCATCCAG ggtcgGTGCAGTGGCGTGACTGAGGAGCGCGAGCTGGAGACTAAAGTGGCCATGTTGATGGGTCAGTCTCACACCAAAGCGTCCGATCCGTCTTCACTCTCCAACTGCGGCGCCGAGGGGTCCGAGGACAAGACCTACCTGCTCTTCACCACCGGCAGCCTTACTTACTCCCCCCAccaaatag GCATCAAACGCATCATGCCGGACCAGATGACCACCTGTGGGCCCGTTCTGGGCGAGGAGCGCAGCTCAGATGAGTTCTTCGACTCACTTGATCACGTCATCGACATTCACGGCCACATCATTGGCATGGGCCTCTCCCCGGACCACAG ATACCTGTACGTGAACAGCAGAGCATGGCCGGCAAACTGCGTGATCTCTGACCCCATGTCTCCGCCCCCCATCGCCGAGGAGATTGACCTGCACGTCATCGACCTGAAGAGCCTGCGCGAGGAGAGGCGGAGCCTCAGGGCCCACCGCGCATTCACGCCCAATGACGAGTGCTTCTTCATCTTCCTGGACGTCAGCAGGGACTTCGTTGCCAG TGGTGCAGAGGACAAGCACGGCTACATCTGGGACCGCCATTACAACATCTGCCTGGCCAAGCTGCAGCACACAGACGTGGTGAACTCCGTGGCCTTCAGTCCGGCCGACCAGGAGCTGCTGCTCTCGGCCAGCGACGACTCCACCATCAAGGTGTGGCGCTCGCCCCGCATGGTGCGCCTGGCCCAGTCCCCGTCGCGGCCCATGCGGCCCCGCAACATCCTCGCGTCCCTGCTCAGCCGCCGGACCTCCAACCTTAACACCAACGGCAAcgtcaacatcaacatcaatggCAAGCCCTGA